The DNA window TGGCCACGCCCACCGCGGCGCCGAGTTCGCCGGCGACCTCGAGGGTTTTGCAGCCAGCCAGGCCGATCGCCGCCGCCGCCAGGATCAGCAGGAAGAGCTGCTTCATCGCTCACCTCCCGTCGAACTCTTCACGCCGCCCGCGCGGAGAAACGCCGTGAGTTCCTCCATCGAGTACCGGGTCTTCTCCATCCAGTTCACCCAGCTGAAATCGACTTCGGGGTTCTGCTGCTTGAACTCCGCCTCGACCTCCTTGTTGAAGCCCTTGCCGGCCAGCGCCAGTTCCTCGCCCGAGGTCCGGGTCTGGACATCCTCGCTGCCGGACGCCAGCACGATCTTCTTCTTCGTCAGCGCGGACGAGTGCATCCAGCCTTTCGGGGCGCCGGCCGCCTGGACCTCCATCCAGTCGCCGCGCTGCTGGAGCACGTCCACGCGGGCCCCGTAATTCACCGTGGCCAGCACCTGCCCCAGGTACGACGGCGTGGCGCGGATTTGTCCGGCCTTGATCTGCACGCTCATCTCGGTCCCGG is part of the Kiritimatiellia bacterium genome and encodes:
- a CDS encoding SH3 domain-containing protein produces the protein MNMRAMIGIAALLALAPAAWAGTEMSVQIKAGQIRATPSYLGQVLATVNYGARVDVLQQRGDWMEVQAAGAPKGWMHSSALTKKKIVLASGSEDVQTRTSGEELALAGKGFNKEVEAEFKQQNPEVDFSWVNWMEKTRYSMEELTAFLRAGGVKSSTGGER